The Daucus carota subsp. sativus chromosome 7, DH1 v3.0, whole genome shotgun sequence genome window below encodes:
- the LOC108196875 gene encoding 2-alkenal reductase (NADP(+)-dependent) — translation MDETVDNKQIVLKEYIRGYPKESDMATQVSKMSLKVPHGSNGIVVKNLYLSCDPYMRSRMTKSTAVYVEAFTPGQPIVGYGVAKVVDSGTPKFKKDDLVWGMTGWEEYSLITNTDTLFKIEHTDVPLSYYTGLLGMPGMTAYAGFYEVATPKKGEYVFISAASGAVGQLVGQFAKLFGCYVVGSAGSKEKVDLLKNKFGFDEAFNYKEEKDLAAALKRYFPDGIDIYFENVGGKMLDAVLLNMRPHGRIAVCGMISQYNLENPEGVHNLTQVIVKRLRVEGFLVFEYYHLYPKFLEMVLPYIKEGKINYLEDTAEGLESAPAALIGLYSGRNIGKQVVVVARE, via the exons ATGGATGAAACTGTGGATAACAAACAGATTGTGCTGAAAGAGTACATTCGAGGGTATCCCAAGGAGAGTGATATGGCTACCCAAGTTTCCAAAATGAGCTTGAAAGTACCTCATGGGTCTAATGGGATTGTGGTCAAGAATCTTTATTTGTCATGTGACCCTTATATGCGCTCTCGTATGACTAAATCAACAGCTGTTTACGTTGAGGCTTTCACTCCTGGTCag CCTATTGTGGGATATGGGGTGGCGAAAGTTGTGGATTCAGGGACCCCAAAGTTCAAGAAAGATGACTTGGTATGGGGAATGACTGGATGGGAAGAGTATAGTCTCATTACAAACACAGACACTTTGTTTAAAATAGAGCACACAGATGTGCCTCTTTCCTACTACACGGGCTTGTTAG GTATGCCTGGTATGACTGCTTATGCTGGTTTCTATGAGGTGGCTACACCAAAGAAAGGAGAATATGTTTTTATTTCAGCCGCATCTGGAGCAGTTGGTCAACTTGTTGGACAGTTTGCAAAGCTTTTTGGCTGCTATGTTGTTGGGAGTGCTGGAAGTAAAGAAAAG gTTGACCTTCTGAAGAATAAATTTGGATTTGACGAGGCTTTTAATTACAAAGAAGAGAAAGACCTTGCTGCTGCATTAAAAAG GTACTTTCCTGATGGCATTGACATTTACTTTGAGAATGTTGGAGGAAAGATGCTTGATGCTGTGCTTCTTAACATGAGGCCCCATGGGCGCATTGCTGTGTGTGGGATGATCTCTCAGTACAACCTTGAAAATCCCGAAGGCGTACACAATTTAACGCAAGTCATTGTGAAGCGACTCCGTGTCGAAGGGTTTCTTGTGTTTGAATACTACCATCTTTATCCCAAGTTTCTGGAGATGGTTCTGCCATATATAAAGGAAGGGAAGATAAATTATTTGGAAGACACAGCTGAAGGGCTGGAGAGTGCTCCAGCGGCTCTCATCGGGCTTTATTCTGGTCGTAACATCGGTAAGCAAGTGGTCGTCGTTGCTCGTGAATGA
- the LOC108195633 gene encoding integrin-linked protein kinase 1 isoform X1, whose translation MTIPSQLKRGISRQFSTGSMKNVKFSLKRQNSLDPRAKTLRFSFGRQSSLDPIRRSSAGDDELMSVPENLDSTMQLLFMASQGDVDGVAELLDDDVDVNSIDLDGRTALHIAACEGHTDVVELLLSRKANIDARDRWGSTAAADAKYYGNFEVYNILRARGAKTPKIRKTPMTVANPREVPEYELNPLELHVRKSDGITKGTYQVAKWNGTKVSVKILDKDGYTDPEYINAFKNELTILEKVRHPNVIQFVGAVTQNIPMMIVTEYHTRGDLETYLKRKGRLSLSKALKFALDIARGMSYLHECKPDPVIHCDLKPKNILLDSAGHLKVSGFGVFRMSTISPDKAKLLQPEVIDHCNLYMAPEIYNDEIFEKRADVYSFGLIAYEMVEGVQPFQPKSPEEAVRLMCVEGKRPKHKSKSYPSDLIELIEQCWSPKYDSRPSFAEVIVRLDKIILNCNKQGWKDTFKLPWL comes from the exons ATGACGATACCGTCGCAACTAAAGCGCGGAATCTCACGTCAATTCTCGACAGGCTCGATGAAAAACGTGAAATTCAGTTTGAAGCGACAAAATTCTCTGGATCCTCGTGCTAAGACCTTGAGGTTTAGCTTCGGCCGTCAATCATCGCTGGATCCTATCAGGAGAAGTAGTGCGGGAGACGATGAGTTGATGAGTGTGCCTGAGAATCTCGATTCGACCATGCAGCTGTTGTTTATGGCGAGTCAGGGAGATGTGGATGGAGTGGCGGAGTTGcttgatgatgatgtggatgtgaATAGTATTGATCTGGATGGACGGACGGCTTTGCATATTGCGGCTTGTGAAGGACATACGGATGTTGTCGAGCTCTTGTTGAGTCGGAAGGCGAATATTGATGCCCGTGATCGTTGGGGTAGTACG GCAGCAGCTGATGCCAAATACTACGGCAATTTTGAAGTTTACAATATTTTGAGGGCACGAGGAGCTAAAACTCCG AAAATCAGAAAAACTCCTATGACAGTTGCAAATCCTCGTGAGGTCCCGGAGTATGAGCTCAATCCCCTGGAGCTTCATGTTCGCAAAAGCGATGGTATCACAAAG GGAACGTATCAGGTTGCTAAATGGAACGGAACAAAAGTATCTGTAAAGATACTCGATAAAGATGGCTATACAGACCCTGAATACAT AAATGCTTTCAAAAATGAGTTAACCATTTTGGAAAAGGTGAGGCATCCGAATGTGATACAATTTGTTGGAGCCGTCACCCAAAATATTCCCATGATGATTGTTACAGAGTATCACACCAGa GGTGACTTGGAAACATACCTTAAAAGAAAAGGGAGGCTTTCTCTATCAAAAGCTCTCAAGTTTGCTCTTGATATAGCTAG GGGCATGAGTTATCTTCATGAATGTAAACCAGACCCAGTTATTCACTGCGACTTAAAGCCAAA AAATATTTTGCTGGATAGTGCCGGTCATTTGAAGGTTTCAGGATTTGGTGTATTCAGAATGTCAACAATATCTCCAGACAAAGCAAAACTATTGCAGCCTGAGGTCATTGATCACTGCA ATTTATATATGGCACCTGAGATCTACAACGATGAGATATTTGAGAAACGAGCAGACGTTTACTCTTTTGGTCTAATCGCTTATGAG ATGGTGGAGGGAGTTCAACCATTTCAGCCCAAATCTCCAGAAGAAGCTGTAAGACTGATGTGTGTAGAAGGCAAAAGGCCTAAGCATAAATCAAAGTCTTATCCCTCGGATCTAATAGA ATTAATTGAGCAATGCTGGAGTCCGAAGTACGATTCAAGGCCAAGCTTTGCGGAAGTCATTGTAAGGTTGGACAAAATAATCTTGAACTGCAACAAACAAGGGTGGAAGGACACTTTCAAACTCCCCTG GTTATAA
- the LOC108195546 gene encoding polygalacturonase — protein sequence MSSNTCTMLLVAFLLILLKNTIAKPVTFDLIELGAKPDGETDSTESFLSAWTGACDSVKSAVIYVPRGRFLVQRVYLGGKCRNNKILIRIDGVLVAPADFRVAGNASNWLDFHGVDGVTISGGILDGQGTGLWDCKLAGENCPVGAATLTFTNSKNIVVSGLTSLNSQLFHIVVNGCQNVKMKGIKILASGKSPNTDGIHVQFSSNVTILNSKISTGDDCISISAGTTDLWIEKVVCGPGHGISIGSLGRDLTEAGVQNVTVKTVTFKGTTNGARIKTWGRPSSGFVRNVLFQHITMINVQNPLIIDQNYCPYNKDCPGQFSGVKIRDVTYEDIHGTSATAVAVKFDCSKMNPCDDIRLEKVNLTYKNEAAAAYCVNAAGTASGMVVPTSCL from the exons ATGAGTTCTAATACTTGTACAATGTTACTCGTTGCTTTTCTTTTGATCTTACTCAAAAACACCATTGCAAAACCAGTGACGTTCGATCTGATAGAACTAGGGGCAAAACCTGATGGCGAAACTGACTCGACAGAGTCTTTTCTTAGTGCATGGACCGGGGCTTGTGATTCGGTAAAATCAGCCGTGATTTACGTGCCGCGGGGGAGGTTCTTGGTTCAAAGAGTCTACTTGGGTGGCAAATGCAGGAACAATAAGATCTTGATTAGGATAGATGGAGTGCTTGTGGCTCCAGCTGATTTTCGGGTTGCTGGGAATGCCTCGAATTGGTTAGACTTTCATGGAGTTGATGGTGTTACCATCAGTGGCGGGATCCTAGACGGGCAAGGCACTGGTTTGTGGGATTGCAAGTTGGCCGGAGAGAATTGTCCTGTCGGAGCAGCG ACACTAACTTTTACGAATTCGAAGAACATTGTTGTAAGCGGCTTAACATCATTGAACAGCCAACTGTTCCACATTGTTGTCAATGGTTGCCAAAACGTGAAGATGAAAGGAATCAAGATCCTAGCATCCGGCAAAAGCCCAAATACAGACGGCATTCATGTTCAGTTTTCGTCCAATGTCACCATCTTAAACTCCAAGATTAGTACCGGAGACGACTGCATTTCAATTAGTGCAGGCACTACAGATTTGTGGATCGAAAAGGTGGTGTGCGGCCCTGGCCACGGCATTAG CATTGGGAGTTTAGGCAGAGATTTAACTGAAGCAGGTGTGCAGAATGTGACAGTTAAAACGGTGACATTCAAAGGTACAACAAATGGTGCACGGATTAAAACATGGGGAAGGCCGAGTTCTGGTTTCGTAAGGAATGTTCTGTTTCAGCATATAACTATGATCAATGTCCAGAATCCTTTGATAATAGACCAAAATTACTGTCCATATAACAAAGATTGTCCAGGCCAG TTCTCGGGAGTTAAAATTAGGGACGTGACGTACGAGGATATTCATGGAACATCAGCAACCGCAGTGGCAGTGAAATTCGACTGCAGCAAGATGAATCCATGCGACGATATAAGATTGGAGAAAGTAAACCTGACATATAAAAATGAAGCGGCTGCAGCCTATTGTGTTAATGCAGCAGGTACTGCATCTGGCATGGTTGTGCCAACAAGCTGTTTGTAG
- the LOC108193617 gene encoding uncharacterized protein LOC108193617 produces MEGVGIESELRMMKTPHILLISLPFQGHVSPMVQFTKRLASKGLQVTFLCPSSTIVINQSDSINIEYISYKDGPTVQDLELYMANIQKHASDKLVQVIEKQKRCGHPFDVLVHDSLMPWAVDFGHQHGLRVASFFTQACAVNAIYYLVFQGKPRPPLEEGSSLSSLPLSIPVRDYRDLPSDLYDERHPGSIELLGSQFSHVQKDDWILCNTFLELETQVVNWLSSKWKIMTIGPSVPSMFLDKRLADDRDYGLSLFKPEGEACIKWLDEKDTDSVVYVSFGSLANLVQDQMDEIAWGLLNSDCNFLWVVRDTKKSKLSEKFIEEFADRGLIVNWCPQLKVLAHNAVGSFMTHCGWNSTLEALSLGVPMTVLPQWMDQTTNAKYIVDVWKTGVRVKARDKESITREDITKSVKDVMEGTKREELKTNALKLKEMALEAMSKGGSSDKNIDDFISEDHFQIMAAKIHVFVVVYPVQGHINPMLQFSKRLASKNVRVTLITTSSYKNLNDNQPSNPTVFFDYISDGFSGEKPPGIADFVETFKAESSRSLPELIEKQSKTEYPVNAIVYDSFMPWVLDISKEFGLYGVSFFTHSCAVSTIYYHTSKGSLKIPVEKGNVVSLPSIPPLEVCDLPSFVSDLDSYPGVLKLVLDRFSNFEGADCLFFNSFDKLEIEVVNWLSSKWKIMTIGPSVPSMFLDKRLADDRDYGLSLFKSDGEACIKWLDGKDTESVVYVSFGSLANLVQDYMDEIAWGLLNSKCSFLWIVRDTEKSKLSEKFLEEAADRGLIVNWCPQLEVLAHKAVGSFMTHCGWNSTLEALCLGVPMMVMPQWTDQTTNAKYIVDVWQTGVRVKAHDKESITREDITKSVKDVMEGTKRGDLKANALKLKEMALEAMSEGGSSDKYMDDFISQIVTRTTST; encoded by the exons ATGGAAGGAGTTGGAATTGAGAGTGAGCTGAGAATGATGAAAACACCCCACATTTTGTTGATTTCACTTCCTTTCCAAGGACACGTTAGCCCCATGGTGCAATTCACCAAGAGGTTGGCTTCCAAAGGCCTACAAGTCACATTTCTTTGTCCCTCTTCCACCATTGTCATTAACCAATCGGACTCCATCAACATTGAGTACATCTCCTATAAAGATGGTCCAACAGTCCAAGACTTGGAACTTTATATGGCTAATATCCAAAAACATGCATCCGACAAGTTGGTTCAAGTCATCGAAAAACAGAAGAGATGTGGTCATCCCTTTGACGTCCTTGTGCATGATTCACTCATGCCATGGGCAGTTGATTTTGGACATCAACATGGTTTAAGAGTAGCTTCTTTTTTCACTCAAGCCTGTGCAGTTAACGCGATTTATTACCTTGTGTTCCAAGGGAAACCTAGGCCCCCCCTCGAGGAAGGATCTAGTTTATCCTCCCTCCCACTTTCGATACCTGTTAGAGACTATAGAGATCTTCCTTCTGACCTTTATGATGAGCGTCATCCAGGATCCATAGAACTGCTTGGAAGCCAATTTTCCCATGTTCAGAAAGATGATTGGATACTCTGTAACACTTTTCTTGAGCTCGAAACTCAG GTTGTGAATTGGTTGTCAAGCAAATGGAAAATTATGACCATAGGACCATCAGTTCCATCAATGTTCTTAGACAAGCGATTAGCTGATGACAGAGACTATGGTCTCAGCCTCTTCAAGCCCGAAGGAGAAGCATGCATTAAATGGCTAGATGAAAAAGATACCGACTCAGTAGTCTATGTGTCATTTGGGAGCTTAGCCAACCTGGTGCAAGACCAAATGGATGAAATAGCTTGGGGCTTATTGAACAGTGATTGCAACTTTTTATGGGTAGTCAGAGATACTAAAAAGAGTAAGCTTTCAGAGAAGTTTATTGAAGAATTTGCTGACAGAGGCCTAATTGTGAACTGGTGCCCTCAACTGAAAGTCTTGGCTCACAATGCTGTAGGGAGCTTCATGACTCATTGTGGCTGGAACTCAACTCTTGAGGCACTGTCTTTGGGTGTGCCAATGACGGTATTGCCTCAGTGGATGGATCAAACAACTAATGCCAAGTACATTGTGGATGTATGGAAAACTGGTGTTCGAGTGAAAGCGCGTGACAAGGAGAGCATCACAAGGGAGGACATAACTAAGTCTGTGAAAGATGTCATGGAGGGAACAAAGAGGGAAGAGCTTAAAACCAATGCCCTTAAATTGAAGGAAATGGCTTTAGAGGCAATGAGTAAAGGTGGAAGCTCTGATAAGAATATCGACGATTTCATTTCAGAA GATCATTTTCAAATCATGGCTGCCAAAATTCATGTATTTGTAGTGGTATACCCAGTTCAAGGCCATATAAATCCGATGCTACAGTTCTCCAAACGATTAGCATCAAAAAACGTCAGAGTTACATTGATCACCACCTCTTCCTACAAGAATCTCAATGATAATCAACCCTCTAACCCCACCGTCTTCTTTGATTACATTTCCGATGGATTCTCCGGTGAAAAGCCACCGGGGATTGCTGATTTCGTCGAAACATTCAAGGCCGAATCGTCCCGGAGCTTGCCGGAACTTATTGAAAAACAGAGCAAAACAGAGTACCCTGTTAATGCCATTGTGTATGATTCGTTCATGCCTTGGGTTCTGGATATAAGTAAGGAGTTTGGGTTATATGGGGTGTCGTTTTTCACGCATTCTTGTGCTGTTTCTACGATTTATTATCATACGAGTAAAGGGTCTTTGAAGATTCCGGTGGAGAAGGGGAATGTGGTTTCTTTGCCTTCGATCCCGCCTTTGGAGGTGTGTGATTTGCCTTCTTTTGTTTCGGATTTGGATTCGTATCCGGGCGTGCTGAAGCTTGTTCTTGATAGGTTCTCTAATTTTGAAGGGGCTGATTGTTTGTTTTTCAACAGTTTTGACAAGCTCGAAATTGAG GTTGTGAATTGGTTGTCGAGCAAATGGAAAATTATGACCATAGGACCATCAGTTCCATCAATGTTCCTAGACAAGCGATTAGCTGATGACAGAGACTATGGCCTCAGCCTCTTCAAGTCCGATGGAGAAGCATGCATCAAGTGGCTGGACGGGAAAGATACAGAATCAGTAGTGTATGTGTCATTTGGGAGCTTAGCCAACCTTGTGCAGGACTACATGGATGAAATAGCTTGGGGCTTGTTGAACAGCAAATGCAGCTTTTTATGGATAGTTAGAGATACTGAAAAGAGTAAGCTTTCAGAGAAATTTTTAGAAGAAGCTGCTGACAGAGGCCTGATTGTGAATTGGTGCCCTCAGCTTGAAGTTTTGGCTCACAAGGCTGTAGGGAGCTTCATGACACATTGTGGCTGGAACTCAACTCTTGAAGCATTGTGTTTGGGTGTGCCAATGATGGTAATGCCTCAGTGGACGGATCAAACAACTAATGCCAAGTATATTGTGGACGTATGGCAAACTGGTGTACGAGTAAAAGCCCATGACAAGGAGAGCATTACAAGGGAGGACATAACTAAGTCTGTCAAAGATGTCATGGAGGGAACAAAGAGGGGAGATCTTAAAGCCAATGCTCTTAAATTGAAGGAAATGGCCTTAGAGGCAATGAGTGAAGGTGGAAGCTCAGATAAATATATGGATGATTTCATATCTCAAATTGTGACCCGGACCACCTCGACCTGA
- the LOC108195633 gene encoding integrin-linked protein kinase 1 isoform X2, producing MTIPSQLKRGISRQFSTGSMKNVKFSLKRQNSLDPRAKTLRFSFGRQSSLDPIRRSSAGDDELMSVPENLDSTMQLLFMASQGDVDGVAELLDDDVDVNSIDLDGRTALHIAACEGHTDVVELLLSRKANIDARDRWGSTAAADAKYYGNFEVYNILRARGAKTPKIRKTPMTVANPREVPEYELNPLELHVRKSDGITKGTYQVAKWNGTKVSVKILDKDGYTDPEYINAFKNELTILEKVRHPNVIQFVGAVTQNIPMMIVTEYHTRGDLETYLKRKGRLSLSKALKFALDIARGMSYLHECKPDPVIHCDLKPKNILLDSAGHLKVSGFGVFRMSTISPDKAKLLQPEVIDHCNLYMAPEIYNDEIFEKRADVYSFGLIAYEMVEGVQPFQPKSPEEAVRLMCVEGKRPKHKSKSYPSDLIELIEQCWSPKYDSRPSFAEVIVRLDKIILNCNKQGWKDTFKLPW from the exons ATGACGATACCGTCGCAACTAAAGCGCGGAATCTCACGTCAATTCTCGACAGGCTCGATGAAAAACGTGAAATTCAGTTTGAAGCGACAAAATTCTCTGGATCCTCGTGCTAAGACCTTGAGGTTTAGCTTCGGCCGTCAATCATCGCTGGATCCTATCAGGAGAAGTAGTGCGGGAGACGATGAGTTGATGAGTGTGCCTGAGAATCTCGATTCGACCATGCAGCTGTTGTTTATGGCGAGTCAGGGAGATGTGGATGGAGTGGCGGAGTTGcttgatgatgatgtggatgtgaATAGTATTGATCTGGATGGACGGACGGCTTTGCATATTGCGGCTTGTGAAGGACATACGGATGTTGTCGAGCTCTTGTTGAGTCGGAAGGCGAATATTGATGCCCGTGATCGTTGGGGTAGTACG GCAGCAGCTGATGCCAAATACTACGGCAATTTTGAAGTTTACAATATTTTGAGGGCACGAGGAGCTAAAACTCCG AAAATCAGAAAAACTCCTATGACAGTTGCAAATCCTCGTGAGGTCCCGGAGTATGAGCTCAATCCCCTGGAGCTTCATGTTCGCAAAAGCGATGGTATCACAAAG GGAACGTATCAGGTTGCTAAATGGAACGGAACAAAAGTATCTGTAAAGATACTCGATAAAGATGGCTATACAGACCCTGAATACAT AAATGCTTTCAAAAATGAGTTAACCATTTTGGAAAAGGTGAGGCATCCGAATGTGATACAATTTGTTGGAGCCGTCACCCAAAATATTCCCATGATGATTGTTACAGAGTATCACACCAGa GGTGACTTGGAAACATACCTTAAAAGAAAAGGGAGGCTTTCTCTATCAAAAGCTCTCAAGTTTGCTCTTGATATAGCTAG GGGCATGAGTTATCTTCATGAATGTAAACCAGACCCAGTTATTCACTGCGACTTAAAGCCAAA AAATATTTTGCTGGATAGTGCCGGTCATTTGAAGGTTTCAGGATTTGGTGTATTCAGAATGTCAACAATATCTCCAGACAAAGCAAAACTATTGCAGCCTGAGGTCATTGATCACTGCA ATTTATATATGGCACCTGAGATCTACAACGATGAGATATTTGAGAAACGAGCAGACGTTTACTCTTTTGGTCTAATCGCTTATGAG ATGGTGGAGGGAGTTCAACCATTTCAGCCCAAATCTCCAGAAGAAGCTGTAAGACTGATGTGTGTAGAAGGCAAAAGGCCTAAGCATAAATCAAAGTCTTATCCCTCGGATCTAATAGA ATTAATTGAGCAATGCTGGAGTCCGAAGTACGATTCAAGGCCAAGCTTTGCGGAAGTCATTGTAAGGTTGGACAAAATAATCTTGAACTGCAACAAACAAGGGTGGAAGGACACTTTCAAACTCCCCTGGTAA